The Streptomyces sp. NBC_01244 genome contains a region encoding:
- a CDS encoding IS481 family transposase, with translation MSHRNARLTVFGRRLLVDRVASGRPVAHVAAETGISRATAHKWVRRWRAEGEAGLHDRSSRPHRTPHRTPAAIEAKVCDLRRTRKLGPARIGPVPGLPASTVHRILTRHGLNRLAWFDRPTGTVIRRYERDRPGELVHIDVKKLGRIPDGGGHKVLGRQAGRTTRSAMGFDYVHSAVDDHSRLAYSEIHPDEKAATCAAFLTRAAAFFLSQGITRIERVLTDNAWAYRKGLAWKNVLADLGATGKLTRPYRPQTNGKVERFNRTLLDEWAYLRPYTSNDERTAALTDFLHTYNHHRCHTALDGKPPISRVNNPAGQYT, from the coding sequence GTGTCCCACCGTAATGCCCGGCTGACTGTCTTCGGTAGGCGCCTGCTGGTCGATCGGGTCGCATCGGGACGTCCGGTCGCCCACGTAGCAGCCGAGACGGGCATATCGCGGGCCACTGCCCACAAGTGGGTGCGCCGGTGGCGGGCCGAGGGCGAGGCGGGTCTTCACGACCGGTCCAGCCGGCCTCACAGGACGCCGCACCGGACCCCGGCCGCCATCGAGGCGAAGGTCTGCGACCTGCGTCGGACCCGCAAGCTGGGCCCCGCGAGGATCGGCCCGGTCCCGGGCCTGCCCGCCTCGACCGTCCACCGGATCCTGACCCGCCACGGCCTGAACCGGCTCGCCTGGTTCGACCGCCCCACCGGCACCGTGATCCGCCGCTACGAACGCGACCGCCCGGGCGAGCTGGTCCACATCGACGTGAAGAAACTCGGCCGGATCCCCGACGGCGGCGGCCACAAAGTCCTGGGCCGCCAGGCCGGCCGCACCACCCGCTCCGCCATGGGCTTCGACTACGTCCACTCCGCCGTCGACGACCACTCCCGCCTCGCCTACAGCGAGATCCACCCAGACGAGAAAGCCGCCACCTGCGCGGCCTTCCTCACCCGCGCGGCCGCGTTCTTCCTCTCCCAGGGCATCACCCGCATCGAACGGGTCCTGACCGACAACGCCTGGGCCTACCGCAAAGGCCTGGCCTGGAAGAACGTCCTGGCCGACCTCGGCGCGACCGGCAAACTCACCCGCCCCTACCGGCCCCAGACCAACGGCAAAGTCGAACGCTTCAACCGCACCCTGCTGGACGAATGGGCCTACCTACGGCCCTACACCTCAAACGACGAACGGACAGCAGCCCTGACAGACTTCCTCCACACCTACAACCACCACCGCTGCCACACCGCACTCGACGGCAAACCACCCATCAGCCGCGTCAACAACCCTGCAGGTCAATACACCTAG
- the ligD gene encoding non-homologous end-joining DNA ligase — protein MGAAGKAIELEAGGRAVRLSSPDKVYFPERGLTKGDVAAYYLAVADGITRALRNRPTTLERFPDGVEGESFFQKRAPKNLPDWIPTAHIAFPSGRTADEICPTEPAAVLWAANLGCLTFHPWPVRREDTDHPDELRIDLDPQPGTDYHHAVAVAHELRVLLEELGMRGWPKTSGGRGLHVFVPIAPRWTFTEVRRCAIAIGRDLERRMPGKVTTAWWKEERGERIFVDYNQTARDRTIASAYSVRPRPHAPVSAPLRWDELDEAEPRDFDIVTMPARFAELGDLHADMDEHAFALDAALELADRHEHDHGLGDMPYPPDYPKMPGEPKRVQPSRAKHEE, from the coding sequence ATGGGTGCAGCGGGCAAAGCGATCGAGCTGGAGGCGGGCGGCCGTGCCGTCCGGCTGTCCAGTCCGGACAAGGTGTACTTCCCCGAGCGCGGCCTCACCAAGGGGGACGTGGCCGCCTACTACCTCGCGGTCGCGGACGGGATCACCCGCGCCCTTCGCAACCGGCCCACGACCCTGGAACGGTTCCCGGACGGGGTGGAGGGCGAGTCCTTCTTCCAGAAGCGGGCCCCGAAGAACCTGCCCGACTGGATCCCCACCGCCCACATCGCCTTCCCGAGCGGCCGCACCGCCGACGAGATCTGCCCGACCGAGCCGGCCGCCGTCCTGTGGGCCGCCAACCTCGGGTGCCTCACCTTCCATCCCTGGCCGGTCCGACGGGAGGACACCGACCATCCCGACGAGCTGCGCATCGATCTGGACCCGCAGCCGGGCACCGACTACCACCACGCGGTCGCGGTCGCCCACGAACTGCGCGTCCTGCTGGAGGAGCTGGGCATGCGCGGCTGGCCCAAGACCTCAGGTGGCCGGGGCCTGCACGTGTTCGTGCCGATCGCCCCGCGCTGGACCTTCACGGAGGTCCGCAGGTGCGCCATCGCGATCGGCCGGGACCTGGAGCGCCGGATGCCGGGGAAGGTCACCACCGCCTGGTGGAAGGAGGAGCGCGGCGAGCGGATCTTCGTCGACTACAACCAGACGGCGCGCGACCGCACCATCGCCTCGGCCTACTCCGTCCGTCCGCGCCCGCACGCCCCGGTCTCCGCACCCCTGCGCTGGGACGAGCTGGACGAGGCGGAGCCGCGCGACTTCGACATCGTGACGATGCCGGCCCGCTTCGCGGAACTGGGAGATCTGCACGCGGACATGGACGAGCACGCCTTCGCCCTGGACGCCGCGCTGGAACTGGCCGACCGCCACGAACACGACCACGGCCTCGGCGACATGCCGTACCCGCCGGACTACCCGAAGATGCCGGGCGAGCCCAAGCGGGTCCAGCCGAGCCGCGCGAAGCACGAGGAGTGA
- a CDS encoding S41 family peptidase, whose translation MTDTGTDTRGTRAGTRRGTGTGKATHRRAAATALLLALAVTTAGPAAAATATAGRPPAGPVGIWQLDGYGTVLRVESGRLQEYQVTGISCLPGASARRVPDSGSAAAYRYATEDDEVLTVRPGSVHVEGSVGDRATRRLGALPERCRETQEPGPAADPVATFDVFWQTFAENYPFFAAKGVDWNAVRESHRPRVHAGTTEDELFAVFKEMLTPLHDAHVRLAGGDRRFGEVRPGTVMPTLELETRVKAYIQEVDLGGHAPQEFAQGRISYADLPDGRGYLRLSGFGGYTESGDFASESAELDRALESVFTAERTSRLRGLVIDLRINGGGSDELGLRLAARLTDRPYFAYAKRVRNDPADATRFTRPQPLYVQPARGPRYPGPIAVLTGGSTLSAGETFTQALLERPGRTVRIGEPTQGVFSDVLGRTLPNGWELGLPNEQFLTRTGKTFDGPGIPVDVRTPVFTQEEFDAHRDSAFTTALRRLPRT comes from the coding sequence ATGACCGACACAGGCACCGACACACGCGGCACACGCGCAGGCACACGCAGAGGCACAGGCACGGGCAAGGCCACGCACCGGCGCGCGGCCGCCACGGCGCTGCTCCTCGCCCTCGCGGTCACCACCGCCGGCCCCGCCGCGGCCGCCACCGCCACCGCGGGCCGCCCGCCCGCCGGGCCGGTCGGGATCTGGCAGCTCGACGGCTACGGCACCGTGCTCCGCGTGGAGTCCGGACGGCTCCAGGAGTACCAGGTCACCGGAATCAGCTGCCTGCCCGGCGCGAGCGCGCGGCGGGTCCCGGACAGCGGGAGCGCCGCCGCCTACCGCTACGCCACCGAGGACGACGAGGTCCTCACCGTGCGCCCCGGATCGGTGCACGTCGAGGGCTCGGTCGGCGACCGTGCGACCCGCCGCCTCGGCGCCCTGCCCGAGCGGTGCCGCGAGACCCAGGAGCCCGGCCCCGCCGCGGACCCGGTCGCCACCTTCGACGTGTTCTGGCAGACCTTCGCGGAGAACTACCCCTTCTTCGCCGCCAAAGGCGTCGACTGGAACGCGGTACGCGAGAGCCACCGCCCCCGCGTGCACGCCGGCACCACCGAGGACGAACTCTTCGCCGTCTTCAAGGAGATGCTCACCCCCCTGCACGACGCGCACGTCCGCCTCGCCGGCGGCGACCGGCGCTTCGGCGAGGTCCGCCCGGGCACCGTGATGCCGACCCTCGAACTCGAAACCCGCGTCAAGGCGTACATCCAGGAGGTGGACCTCGGCGGACACGCGCCCCAGGAGTTCGCCCAGGGCCGCATCTCGTACGCCGACCTCCCGGACGGCCGCGGCTACCTGCGCCTCTCCGGCTTCGGGGGCTACACCGAGAGCGGTGACTTCGCCTCCGAGAGCGCCGAGCTCGACCGTGCCCTGGAGAGCGTCTTCACCGCCGAGCGCACCTCCCGCCTGCGCGGCCTGGTCATCGACCTGCGCATCAATGGCGGCGGCTCCGACGAGCTCGGCCTACGCCTGGCCGCCCGGCTCACGGACCGCCCGTACTTCGCCTACGCCAAGCGCGTGCGCAACGACCCCGCCGACGCGACCCGGTTCACCCGCCCGCAGCCCCTGTACGTCCAGCCCGCGCGCGGCCCCCGCTACCCCGGGCCGATCGCCGTGCTCACCGGCGGCTCCACCCTGAGCGCGGGCGAGACCTTCACCCAGGCCCTCCTGGAGCGCCCCGGCCGGACGGTGCGCATCGGGGAGCCGACACAGGGGGTCTTCTCCGACGTCCTCGGACGGACCCTCCCCAACGGCTGGGAACTCGGCCTGCCCAACGAGCAGTTCCTCACCCGTACCGGGAAGACCTTCGACGGTCCGGGCATCCCCGTCGACGTCCGCACCCCGGTCTTCACGCAGGAGGAGTTCGACGCACACCGCGACTCCGCCTTCACCACCGCCCTACGACGCCTCCCCCGGACCTAG
- a CDS encoding alpha/beta fold hydrolase, giving the protein MHPTASLLSTTLNITARVAPGPVGRVAFALFVRPLGRPKVKPGEAEVMARAVTGRLVVDGIPVTTYRWGDGDRPVLLVHGWSSRASRFAGFIEALLAEGRTVVSFDAPGHGASGGRATTILRQREIIRRLHARYGDFSAVLAHSFGVVSTFFALRDGIRADRIAGIGAISDFDFLAARFRSMLGVNQAVEDALRRHIQRRLFPSEPDIWPRFDSCHHPEEIPSEILLVHDADDDTAAPGQSRALAAAYGERARLIETSGLGHRRILLDPHVIATTVEFLSATRSQPRTAGPTGAAGATR; this is encoded by the coding sequence ATGCACCCCACGGCTTCACTCCTGAGCACGACCCTCAACATCACCGCCCGGGTCGCCCCGGGCCCGGTCGGGCGGGTGGCGTTCGCGCTGTTCGTGCGGCCGCTCGGCCGGCCGAAGGTGAAGCCGGGCGAAGCGGAGGTCATGGCCCGGGCCGTGACCGGCCGGCTCGTCGTGGACGGGATACCCGTGACCACGTACCGCTGGGGCGACGGCGACCGGCCGGTTCTCCTCGTACACGGATGGAGCTCGCGGGCCTCGCGCTTCGCCGGGTTCATCGAGGCCCTGCTGGCCGAGGGCCGGACCGTGGTGTCCTTCGACGCACCCGGTCACGGCGCGTCCGGCGGCCGGGCCACCACCATCCTGCGCCAGCGCGAGATCATCCGCCGACTGCACGCGCGGTACGGGGATTTCTCGGCCGTCCTGGCCCACTCCTTCGGGGTGGTGTCCACCTTCTTCGCGCTCCGGGACGGGATCCGGGCCGACCGGATCGCAGGTATCGGCGCCATCTCGGACTTCGACTTCCTCGCCGCGCGGTTCCGCTCGATGCTGGGCGTGAACCAGGCCGTCGAGGACGCCCTGCGGCGCCACATCCAGCGCCGGCTCTTCCCGTCGGAGCCCGACATCTGGCCCCGCTTCGACTCGTGCCACCACCCCGAGGAGATCCCCTCCGAGATCCTGCTCGTGCACGACGCGGACGATGACACGGCGGCCCCCGGCCAGTCCCGCGCCCTCGCGGCGGCGTACGGGGAGAGGGCCCGGCTGATCGAGACGAGCGGACTCGGCCACCGCCGCATCCTCCTCGACCCACACGTCATCGCGACCACCGTCGAGTTCCTGAGCGCGACCCGGTCGCAGCCCCGTACGGCCGGCCCGACCGGGGCCGCGGGAGCCACCCGATGA
- a CDS encoding MFS transporter, with protein MTATRPEPTAPEAVSPPEAVSPPESVSAPDSGWQRVEGGPGGGRVLALASAVTFLAFLDATVVNVAFPDLRRAFPEVSLARLTWIVSAYAVLFAALLAAAGRLADTLGRRTLFLGSVLAFTLTSLAASAAPTAELLILARALQGAAAAGMIPAALGLVLAHTPPARRAAALGVWSAAGGLAAAIGPSIGGLLVEWWDWRALFLINVPLGLAVGWAAARVIPREPRTGRRLPDPVGTTALALGIGGVVAGLSQGAEWGWTDARVLALVIGGALAGTLALRRSHRHPAPAVDRDLWRDPLFARANIGALLFGAAMYAWLLTGPSYLIERWNYSVLQAGFGVTPGAVLAMGGALVVGRRVPARFQGAAVTVGSLLFAANALLLWGWAGESTSYAQIFLPAGLLGGLGIGVVVTALSTTASAGLPAQRFAAGTGLLMTARQLGGALGVAGTAALLTGSGPGDHWRGVFLLIAFTALGSAAAGASMRLSGPAKPARPGG; from the coding sequence ATGACCGCCACCCGCCCCGAACCCACCGCACCCGAGGCGGTCAGCCCACCCGAGGCGGTCAGCCCACCCGAGTCGGTCTCCGCGCCCGATTCCGGATGGCAACGGGTCGAAGGCGGCCCCGGAGGCGGGCGGGTGCTTGCGCTGGCCAGTGCCGTCACCTTTCTCGCCTTCCTCGACGCCACCGTCGTCAACGTCGCCTTCCCCGACCTGCGCCGGGCCTTTCCCGAGGTGTCGCTGGCCCGCCTGACCTGGATCGTCAGCGCCTACGCCGTACTGTTCGCCGCCCTGCTCGCCGCGGCCGGCCGGCTCGCCGACACCCTGGGCCGCCGAACCCTGTTCCTCGGCTCGGTCCTCGCCTTCACCCTGACCTCGCTCGCCGCCAGCGCGGCCCCCACCGCCGAGCTGCTCATCCTGGCCCGCGCCCTCCAGGGAGCGGCCGCCGCCGGGATGATCCCCGCGGCGCTGGGCCTCGTACTCGCCCACACCCCGCCCGCCCGCCGGGCGGCCGCCCTCGGAGTCTGGTCGGCGGCGGGCGGACTGGCCGCCGCCATCGGCCCGAGCATCGGCGGACTGCTCGTCGAGTGGTGGGACTGGCGTGCGCTCTTCCTCATCAACGTCCCGCTCGGCCTGGCCGTCGGCTGGGCCGCCGCCCGCGTCATCCCCCGGGAGCCGCGCACGGGACGCCGGCTCCCCGACCCCGTCGGTACGACGGCGCTCGCCCTCGGCATCGGGGGAGTGGTGGCCGGGCTCTCCCAGGGCGCGGAGTGGGGCTGGACCGATGCGAGGGTGCTCGCCCTGGTCATCGGCGGCGCTCTGGCGGGCACCCTCGCGCTGCGCCGCTCGCACCGCCATCCCGCCCCGGCCGTCGACCGGGACCTGTGGCGCGACCCGCTGTTCGCCCGCGCCAACATCGGCGCCCTGCTCTTCGGCGCCGCCATGTACGCATGGCTGCTCACCGGCCCGTCCTACCTCATCGAGCGCTGGAACTACTCGGTCCTGCAAGCCGGCTTCGGCGTCACACCGGGAGCCGTGCTCGCCATGGGCGGTGCGCTCGTCGTCGGCCGCCGGGTCCCCGCCCGCTTCCAAGGGGCCGCCGTCACCGTCGGATCGCTGCTCTTCGCCGCCAACGCCCTGCTGCTGTGGGGCTGGGCCGGGGAGTCCACCTCGTACGCCCAGATCTTCCTGCCCGCCGGACTCCTCGGTGGCCTCGGCATCGGGGTCGTGGTGACCGCGCTGTCGACGACGGCCTCGGCCGGCCTCCCGGCGCAGCGCTTCGCGGCCGGTACCGGCCTGCTGATGACGGCCCGCCAGCTCGGCGGCGCGCTCGGCGTCGCCGGCACGGCGGCCCTGCTCACCGGGTCCGGCCCGGGAGACCACTGGCGCGGAGTCTTCCTGCTGATCGCGTTCACCG
- a CDS encoding integrase, whose protein sequence is MTYPAHLPVPVPAIPVHVPWPDDDVPVLRNRPVRLGTDTARLSHFGDDVWNIRPAHRDAHTDVGNLNLHVFPEALRQQFRAVLLAALDHPQPVEPGGRQRSAEYIGIGSMPVLVRDLRLFAHWMHSQNLGQIGEVTDHDLDAYVRHVIGTTTSPRQKANALSAVRTLWLFRDVLPTPCRLTTGFPWTGTTANQLVGLRAASGENKRPRIHDDTMEALLAWSLLMVEQIGPDIRDAWHEYVQLCQGEHPSQAIYSGTAGPRLRTYADFCGRTGTPLPGGPGPNGSQINYGHVLRLVGLDDKGAFSLAQKRWLAQQGLDVAPQSTVGAITGQVQGRPWRDTPLSVGELPGLWRRLTGALFTVVCYLSGMRPGEVLALRRGCRGTDEATGQLVVQGHRGKGYDRAPDTPESAEPTRPWVVVGVVHEAIALLESLHDQPYLFPAQLRAGSVRPSTTHARTCHSINRDIADFAAWVNQTVRRVDGSAPIPNDPAGNLNASRFRRTLARFIVRRPRGLIAAALQYGHVDTKVTLNYAGAPDTEWLQDVAVEKLELVLEQITDDAQRLAADEHVSGPSADEYRRRITGTADFPGRTVISPRSAARLLAGTDPQVHHGEGMTCVWRPETAACRASGLAQGLPEPVGPDEGECRSSCTNLAYTDRDIARRKQDLRSLEATASDPLVPRPLRDRAAAQAERVASLVHRHEQHRTEGAPA, encoded by the coding sequence ATGACCTACCCAGCCCACCTTCCTGTTCCGGTGCCGGCCATCCCGGTCCACGTTCCCTGGCCGGACGACGACGTTCCCGTACTGCGCAACCGGCCCGTCAGGCTCGGCACGGACACCGCCCGCCTGTCCCACTTCGGCGACGACGTCTGGAACATCCGCCCCGCCCACCGCGACGCCCACACGGATGTCGGCAACCTCAACCTGCATGTCTTCCCGGAAGCGCTCCGCCAGCAGTTCCGAGCCGTCCTCTTGGCCGCACTCGACCATCCCCAGCCCGTGGAGCCGGGCGGACGCCAGCGGTCCGCCGAGTACATCGGAATCGGCTCGATGCCCGTGCTCGTCCGCGACCTGCGGCTGTTCGCCCACTGGATGCACAGCCAGAACCTCGGGCAGATCGGCGAGGTCACCGACCATGACCTCGATGCCTACGTGCGCCACGTCATCGGGACGACCACGTCGCCCCGGCAGAAGGCGAACGCCCTGAGCGCGGTACGTACCCTCTGGCTGTTCCGTGACGTACTTCCCACCCCATGCCGCCTCACCACCGGATTTCCCTGGACGGGGACCACCGCCAACCAGCTCGTCGGCCTCCGGGCGGCGAGCGGCGAGAACAAGCGCCCCCGTATCCACGACGACACGATGGAGGCGCTGCTCGCCTGGTCACTGCTCATGGTGGAGCAGATCGGTCCGGACATCCGCGACGCCTGGCACGAGTACGTCCAACTCTGCCAGGGAGAGCACCCCTCCCAAGCCATCTACTCCGGAACCGCAGGACCCCGCCTTCGCACCTATGCGGACTTCTGCGGTCGGACCGGCACTCCTCTGCCTGGGGGCCCTGGCCCCAACGGTTCCCAGATCAACTACGGTCATGTGCTCCGCCTCGTCGGTCTGGACGACAAGGGCGCATTCAGCCTGGCCCAGAAGCGGTGGCTGGCTCAGCAGGGTTTGGACGTCGCCCCGCAGAGTACGGTTGGCGCCATCACAGGGCAGGTCCAGGGACGCCCCTGGCGTGATACTCCCCTCAGCGTCGGGGAGCTGCCCGGACTGTGGCGTCGCCTGACCGGGGCCCTGTTCACCGTCGTTTGCTATCTCTCCGGAATGCGCCCCGGCGAGGTACTGGCGCTGCGTCGCGGCTGCCGCGGCACGGACGAGGCGACTGGGCAGCTCGTCGTCCAGGGCCACCGAGGCAAGGGCTACGACCGCGCCCCGGACACCCCGGAATCAGCCGAACCCACACGCCCGTGGGTGGTCGTCGGTGTCGTGCACGAGGCCATCGCCCTGCTGGAGTCCCTGCACGACCAGCCCTACCTCTTCCCGGCGCAGCTCCGCGCGGGCTCCGTCCGTCCGTCCACAACGCACGCCCGTACCTGTCACTCGATCAACCGGGATATCGCCGACTTCGCTGCCTGGGTGAACCAGACCGTCCGCCGCGTAGACGGCAGCGCGCCCATCCCCAATGACCCCGCCGGGAACCTGAACGCCAGCCGCTTCCGCCGCACTCTGGCCCGGTTCATCGTCCGCCGCCCGCGAGGGCTGATCGCCGCCGCCCTCCAGTACGGTCACGTCGACACCAAGGTGACACTCAACTACGCGGGCGCACCGGACACCGAGTGGCTCCAGGACGTCGCCGTCGAGAAGCTCGAGCTCGTCCTGGAGCAGATCACCGATGACGCCCAGCGGCTCGCGGCAGACGAGCACGTCAGCGGACCGTCCGCCGACGAGTACCGCCGCAGAATCACTGGCACGGCCGACTTCCCGGGCCGTACGGTCATCAGCCCCCGCAGTGCTGCGCGCCTGCTGGCCGGTACGGACCCCCAGGTGCACCACGGCGAGGGCATGACCTGCGTTTGGCGCCCTGAGACAGCCGCTTGTCGCGCCTCTGGCCTCGCCCAAGGCCTTCCCGAACCGGTCGGCCCCGACGAGGGCGAATGCCGGTCCAGCTGCACCAACCTCGCTTACACCGACCGGGATATCGCCCGACGCAAGCAAGATCTCCGCTCCCTGGAAGCGACCGCGTCCGATCCACTGGTACCCAGGCCCCTGCGCGACCGGGCTGCGGCGCAGGCCGAGCGCGTCGCCTCTCTCGTCCACCGCCACGAGCAGCACCGCACCGAAGGAGCTCCGGCATGA
- a CDS encoding TetR/AcrR family transcriptional regulator: protein MAEQVHTPQQQRSREKVALILEATARLLETTSYDELGTKLIAAEAGVSVGVLYRYFADKEAIVAALVRRWLEMDVRITERITEEPLPPRSQELLEKLLAAYADRFRTERGYRRVWYYGPRIDALRAYGRQTDLQIAGSVHKALVRGYAMPDTEQFRRRARLAVEVGGNLLDLAFRESAEGDPEILADAALMMDRYLFAPSPDSGFPGIG from the coding sequence ATGGCTGAGCAAGTCCACACACCACAACAACAGCGCAGCCGGGAGAAGGTGGCCCTCATTCTTGAGGCGACGGCCAGGCTGCTGGAGACGACTTCCTACGACGAGCTGGGCACCAAGCTCATCGCTGCCGAAGCGGGAGTCTCGGTCGGCGTGCTCTACCGGTACTTCGCCGACAAGGAAGCGATCGTCGCCGCCCTGGTCCGGCGCTGGCTTGAGATGGACGTGCGGATCACCGAGCGGATCACCGAGGAGCCCTTGCCGCCGCGCTCGCAGGAGCTGCTGGAGAAGCTGCTCGCCGCCTATGCGGACCGCTTCCGCACGGAGCGCGGCTACCGCCGTGTCTGGTACTACGGGCCGCGTATCGACGCGTTGCGTGCGTACGGCCGGCAGACGGACCTGCAAATCGCCGGGAGTGTGCACAAGGCACTCGTCCGCGGCTATGCGATGCCGGACACCGAGCAGTTCCGGCGACGCGCTCGACTCGCCGTGGAGGTCGGGGGCAACCTGCTCGACCTTGCCTTCCGCGAGAGCGCCGAAGGCGACCCCGAGATCCTCGCCGACGCCGCTCTCATGATGGACCGCTACCTCTTCGCACCGTCTCCCGACTCAGGGTTTCCAGGAATCGGGTGA
- a CDS encoding ATP-dependent DNA ligase: protein MDLPVMPPVKPMLAKSVSTIPPGMQYEAKWDGFRAIVHRDGDEIELGSRTGKSLTRYFPELVEALKANLPDRCVVDGEIVVIQGGRLDFDRLSERIHPAASRVKLLAETTPASFVAFDLLALGDEALLDTPLADRRAALTRMLSTARPPVHLAPATTDPALAQEWFERFEGAGLDGIVAKPLDLPYRPDARLMFKIKHERTADAVIAGFRFHKSGPIVGSLLLGLYDAHGTLQHVGVCAAFPMKRRAELIDELEPLRMPDPEGHPWAAWAEESAHESARLPGAQSRWTGKKDLSWVPLRPEWVCEVAYDHMEGDRFRHTAQFRRMRPDREPRSCTYAQLEEVVGYDLAEVLSTKAT, encoded by the coding sequence ATGGATCTGCCGGTCATGCCACCCGTGAAGCCGATGCTCGCCAAATCCGTGTCCACGATCCCACCGGGCATGCAGTACGAGGCCAAGTGGGACGGCTTCCGCGCGATCGTCCACCGGGACGGGGACGAGATCGAGCTGGGCAGCCGCACCGGCAAGAGCCTGACCCGGTACTTTCCCGAGCTGGTGGAGGCGTTGAAGGCCAATCTGCCCGATCGCTGCGTGGTCGACGGCGAGATCGTCGTCATCCAGGGCGGGCGGCTCGATTTCGACCGGCTCAGCGAGCGGATCCATCCCGCCGCCTCCCGGGTGAAACTGCTCGCCGAGACGACCCCGGCCTCGTTCGTGGCCTTCGATCTGCTCGCGCTGGGCGACGAGGCCCTTCTCGACACGCCGCTCGCCGACCGTCGTGCCGCCCTGACCCGCATGCTCTCCACCGCTCGGCCCCCCGTACACCTCGCGCCCGCGACCACCGACCCCGCACTCGCACAGGAGTGGTTCGAACGATTCGAAGGCGCCGGGCTCGACGGGATCGTCGCCAAACCCCTCGATCTCCCCTATCGGCCCGACGCCCGCCTCATGTTCAAGATCAAGCACGAGCGTACGGCCGACGCCGTCATCGCGGGTTTCCGTTTCCACAAGAGCGGTCCGATTGTCGGATCGCTGCTCCTGGGGCTGTACGACGCCCACGGCACCCTCCAGCACGTGGGTGTCTGCGCCGCGTTCCCGATGAAGCGCCGCGCCGAGCTGATCGACGAGCTCGAACCACTCCGGATGCCCGACCCCGAGGGGCATCCGTGGGCCGCCTGGGCCGAGGAGTCCGCCCACGAGAGCGCCCGGCTGCCCGGGGCACAGAGCCGCTGGACCGGCAAGAAGGACCTGTCCTGGGTGCCGCTGCGCCCCGAGTGGGTCTGCGAGGTGGCGTACGACCACATGGAGGGCGACCGGTTCCGGCACACCGCGCAGTTCCGCCGCATGCGGCCGGACCGGGAGCCGCGGAGCTGTACGTACGCCCAGCTGGAGGAGGTCGTCGGCTACGACCTCGCCGAGGTGCTGAGCACGAAGGCGACCTGA
- a CDS encoding MFS transporter — protein sequence MLFGRGIPRTRLGPSFNRVWASITVSSLGDGMSFVALPLLAAQLTADPRQIAMVSLAEQLPWLLLGLLSGVLADRFDRRRILWLVDAARALLVGALAAAVAADMVTIPLLSLVAFLLGCGQTLYSGAWAGMVPALVAPSGLTRANARLQASSLITDTLLGTPLGALLFGIATALPFAVDAVSFATAAALVFILRGNFQPRSQPAPKTWTALRRDTTEGVRWLWRHHLLRRLCLASGITNLVGGGLIAILVLYARQTLGLSDLGFALLVASFALGGVVGAMSTPRLTARFGTPRVLRLTAVGTAIAAAAAGAATSGPIAGMGIAAYGAASLAWNVTAVSLRQSLVPAELLGRVAMAYQMVIGSGTALGAVAAGFTAHAFGLRTPFYTGAVLLFAASLISTRSVQRAALPSRGAVPERRTR from the coding sequence ATGTTATTCGGTAGGGGGATACCCCGCACACGACTCGGGCCGAGCTTCAATCGGGTTTGGGCCTCGATCACGGTATCCAGCCTCGGTGACGGCATGAGCTTCGTTGCTCTGCCGCTCCTCGCGGCGCAACTGACCGCCGATCCGCGGCAGATCGCGATGGTGTCCTTGGCGGAGCAGCTGCCCTGGCTGCTCCTCGGCCTGCTCTCCGGTGTTCTGGCGGACCGGTTCGACCGCCGCCGCATCCTGTGGCTCGTCGACGCGGCCCGGGCCTTGCTTGTCGGGGCGCTCGCCGCGGCGGTGGCAGCCGACATGGTGACGATTCCGCTCCTGAGTCTCGTCGCCTTCCTGCTCGGCTGTGGGCAGACGCTCTACAGCGGCGCCTGGGCGGGCATGGTCCCTGCACTGGTTGCACCCAGCGGGCTCACCCGGGCCAACGCGCGTCTGCAAGCAAGCTCCCTGATCACCGACACTCTGCTCGGAACGCCGCTGGGCGCGCTGCTGTTCGGCATCGCCACCGCACTACCCTTCGCCGTCGACGCGGTGTCCTTCGCCACCGCTGCCGCACTGGTATTCATCCTCCGCGGGAACTTCCAGCCCCGTTCCCAGCCGGCACCGAAGACGTGGACGGCCCTGCGCCGTGACACGACCGAGGGGGTCCGGTGGCTCTGGCGGCACCACTTGCTGCGCCGGCTCTGCCTGGCATCCGGGATCACCAACCTCGTCGGCGGAGGCTTGATCGCCATCCTGGTGCTCTACGCCCGGCAAACTCTTGGCCTGAGCGATCTAGGCTTCGCCCTGCTGGTCGCCTCCTTCGCGCTCGGCGGCGTGGTCGGGGCAATGTCGACCCCACGCCTCACCGCACGCTTCGGCACTCCACGGGTCCTCAGGTTGACCGCTGTGGGCACTGCCATCGCTGCCGCCGCCGCAGGCGCTGCGACCTCCGGGCCCATAGCCGGCATGGGGATCGCCGCATACGGAGCGGCGAGCCTGGCATGGAACGTCACTGCGGTGTCGCTGCGCCAGTCACTTGTGCCTGCCGAACTGCTGGGGCGCGTGGCCATGGCCTACCAGATGGTCATCGGTAGTGGCACCGCACTGGGTGCCGTGGCAGCCGGCTTCACCGCCCACGCCTTCGGACTGCGAACCCCTTTCTATACGGGGGCGGTCCTCCTGTTCGCCGCCAGCCTGATCAGTACAAGATCCGTCCAGAGGGCCGCACTGCCTTCCCGGGGTGCCGTGCCCGAGCGGCGAACCAGGTGA